The Bordetella sp. FB-8 genome includes a window with the following:
- a CDS encoding NAD(P)H-hydrate dehydratase translates to MLAFDGYLDAAEKMRAAVRADSGRQAGKVVARAAQSPALACRAALLNVAQMRLADSLTVESGICDTALMENAGRPVARAIMQRWTPRPVLVLCGPGSNGGDGLVCARLLAQALPMQHPDSNKYTRGHALVWGGWPTTGAARMAARAAARVGAGMTTLAVPEVALVVYATALTSIMVQPATQPEDLEKILADKRYTGLLIGPGAGIGPETRARVRVMLEAGPATVLDADALSSFKDDPQSLFHAIKGACVLTPHEGEFSRLFGGVVDLSSDKLTRARAAARASGAVVVLKGSDTVIAAPDGRAIINANAPPTLATAGAGDVLGGMVLGLLAQGMDRFLASAAAVWLHGESAAGFGPGLLAEDLPDRLPTVFRQLANRAMYPVFNPGGP, encoded by the coding sequence ATGCTTGCGTTCGACGGTTACCTTGATGCGGCCGAGAAGATGCGGGCGGCTGTGCGTGCAGATTCCGGCAGGCAGGCGGGCAAGGTAGTGGCGCGCGCCGCTCAATCCCCTGCGCTGGCGTGCCGCGCAGCCCTGCTCAACGTGGCGCAGATGAGGCTGGCCGATAGTTTGACGGTGGAGTCCGGTATCTGCGACACCGCGCTAATGGAGAACGCCGGCCGCCCGGTTGCACGCGCCATCATGCAACGGTGGACGCCGCGTCCGGTACTCGTTCTATGCGGACCCGGCAGCAATGGCGGTGACGGCTTGGTCTGCGCGCGGCTCCTGGCACAGGCGCTGCCGATGCAGCACCCGGACAGCAATAAATATACGCGCGGCCACGCCCTGGTCTGGGGCGGTTGGCCGACCACCGGTGCGGCCCGCATGGCGGCACGCGCGGCGGCCCGGGTGGGTGCGGGCATGACCACGCTGGCTGTGCCCGAGGTCGCGCTGGTGGTGTATGCGACGGCGCTGACCAGCATCATGGTGCAGCCGGCCACCCAGCCCGAAGACCTTGAAAAGATACTCGCGGACAAACGCTATACCGGGTTGTTGATCGGTCCGGGGGCGGGGATTGGGCCGGAAACCCGCGCCAGGGTACGGGTCATGCTCGAAGCGGGCCCGGCGACCGTGCTCGATGCCGACGCGCTCTCGAGCTTCAAAGACGACCCGCAGTCCTTGTTCCACGCCATCAAGGGCGCTTGTGTGCTGACCCCGCACGAAGGCGAATTTTCCCGCTTGTTCGGCGGCGTAGTGGATCTGTCCAGCGACAAGCTCACCCGCGCCCGCGCTGCCGCGCGCGCCAGTGGGGCCGTCGTCGTGCTCAAGGGGAGCGATACCGTGATCGCCGCGCCCGATGGTCGCGCCATCATCAACGCCAATGCGCCGCCAACCCTGGCCACCGCGGGCGCGGGCGACGTGCTCGGCGGCATGGTGCTGGGGCTGCTTGCGCAGGGCATGGACCGTTTTCTTGCATCGGCCGCCGCGGTGTGGCTGCATGGGGAGTCAGCCGCCGGTTTTGGCCCTGGGCTGCTGGCCGAGGATCTGCCGGACCGCCTGCCGACGGTGTTCCGTCAGTTGGCTAACCGGGCCATGTATCCGGTATTCAATCCTGGCGGTCCATGA